The genomic stretch aaataaaatataaatatacatatatatataaaaaaaaatttaaccaaataaataaatatatatatatatatatatataatttatattttgtttatatattatatgaaaatgtaCAAAGTTTCATGAAAAAGtttataatgtatatgtacgtataaatatattcttatatatatatatatatatatatatatgtactttttttttttttttttgtatattaagggtaaagaaaatatattagtaGAATCTAATAAGATGGGGAACGATGAGAATAGGAAATGGtaataatgaataaaaatttaaaatatataaatatttatgtacatatatatatatatatatatatatatgcatgaCGGTTGAAtagtattaattataattcttaaaagaatgattatataaaagatacgaaataaataataaatagtataatatatatagaagtaaacataaatatatatatatatatatatatatataattatgtatttatgtttatgtttatgtttatttcgttttgttttatattaggGAAAGGTTCAATAAGAATAATCGAAGCAATACTAATAGCGAATTATATAACCAGAAAAatttaatgaaaatgaactctaatcataataataattgtgaAGATAAAGATAATGATTGGAGCTATTTAAGAAGTGGAGCGAATACTAGTTTTCGTAATTCCATTAAGAATAATGAGAATTTGATATTTCCagcaaataataaaaaagataatggAATGGAACAAGAATGTTGGAGatctaataaaaaatttgatgatatgaataatagaaataatagtttgaacaataatgatatgaataataataataataataataatatgaataattcaGATAATTCAAAATTAAGTTTTAGtagaaattttaaaaatagttTTAATAAAGGTATGAATAGGAATAATTCTGTTACTGGAAATATAAAAGgaattaataataagaattataattacatgaataataatcaagaaaatggtacaaataataatgatatgaatgtaaatgatcaaaataattatagtgGTATATTTAATAACAATTTTACAAATTTAAACAATAAagctttttataaaaatatgaataaaaataacaaatttaataaaactaataatcgcaataataacaataataacaataataacaataaaaacaataacaataatgatgatggtaatattaattatcaAAATACCAACGAatttaaagataataaaaaaaatatgaactttaaaaatcaatataataataattataaatttgatgaaaatatgaataattctAATACCATGCATAGTAGAAATTCAAATGTAGAAGAACATCTAAGAAATAATTCTAttgatatgaataattcaaatataaataattatactaATCAACAAACAagattttcttcttttatggAAAACGAAAacgaaaatgaaaataaaaattatcataCAGGAggaatgaataataatatacactttaaaaataaatacgacaataataatagttcTATGAAAAAtacagataataataaaacagatacatcatataatatgaaaggaactattaataatgacaataataatatggattatttaagaaatattaataatattaatgaatataaaggttcggcaaaaaataaattttacacgaattatatgaacaagaataatttaaaatttacccaaaataataatgataatatgaacacTAACGaagataacaataataataataataataataataatggtgtCTTTTcaaattatcaaaataataatatgaatagaaATAATAGTATAAACATCAAGAGAAACcttaacaacaacaataatattaataataatatgaataaaatggGCTCTCAGGATAAAAATcaaaattcaaataataacttttatatgaattataattatcaaaatagaaaaaatagtatgaataataatatgaacaataatatgaataataatatgaaccataacatgaataataatatgaaccataacatgaataataatatgaaccataacatgaacaataatatgaaccataacatgaacaataacatgaacaatataaatagttTGGATAGTGATATGAGTCCAAATTATCATGCCCATGTTAAAATGAGTATGatgaattataataataatgaatctAACACAGCTAATCCTAACCAAATGAATTTTGAACAAactaataatgataatatgaaaagggaaaataacaatatgaataattatggttatgatgataacacagtacatgtaaataataatactccTTCAACTGATTTTTTTAGTAGAGCGGttggttataataataactatttaaataacaataataacatgAACAGTgctgttaataataattcctCTAATGGAaacaatatgaaaaatgaaaatagtgaaaataaaaatgttgcagataataatgatagcctaaacaacaataaaaataataataataatattaatatgaacGAAAGtattaacaataataatactttaaataataataatgaatataataaccaAAATAACAATGAAGATGAAGATGACGACGACTGGGGAGAATTAGGAGAAGACAAATACATAGACATAAATTCaattatgaagaaaaagaatgtTATTTTAAATCAACTAGAGGCAGATTTAAATGATTTGtcaaaaaaaggaaatgacggaaaaaataaaaaaaagaataaaatgaaaaaagatgATTTGTTTGTATTGCCACATACAAATACCTTACTAGtagataagaaaaaaaataaaaagaataaaaataaaaatgcaaagaataataatacaaatagtaataacaacaacaataataataataataataataataacaataataataacaatagtaATATTTTGAAGAAAGACAATGATgcaaatgataaaaattcaAAACAAATTGTTAATGCTAGTGgagtaaataaaaagaaaggaaaaaaaacaGGAGTTGAAGCAAATAGTAAAAACGTAGAACAAAAAGGAGATACTAAAACATCCACTAAAGTAGATGAAGAAGTAAAAACGGATGAggtaaataataagaaaaaggaTTTAATTGAAGATAAAAATGCAAATAATGTAAACGATGTTGACACAAAACCTGATGGAGatgatgataacaataataataataataataaaggagaagaagataataaagaaaaaaaagaagatgatAATACTGTTGCTGAAAAGCCAGCAAAAGCTTTATacgtttttaaaaaaaaagaaaatatgtcACCTATAGAATATATGGAAAGACAAGTAAAAAGCTTGCTTAATAAATTAACTGTAGAAAATTTCCCGATTATTACAGAAAAAATGTGTCAAATTATGGAATCTCGATTAAATACTGATGAAATACAAACTGTAGTAAATCAAGTTATTGATAAAGCTGTATTAGAACATGATTGGTCAGAAATGTATGCAGATTTATGCCAAACATTAAAATGGAGATCACCAAACtttgaaatgaaaaaaaaaacttccTTTGAAATtgcattattaaaaaaaatacaagaaCAATATGAAAACTTACCAAGCACATTTGAATCTACtatgaaagaaaaattaaaaagtgaTGAAAATGAGGAAGAATTAAGTTTTGTtgaacaaaaacaaaaaaaaagattattaGGAATAGTAAAATTAATAGGAGAGTTATTTCAAAGACAAATTGTTTCTATATCTATTGTTATTAGTATAGCACATGATTTATTGATTGCATATGAAGAACCAAAAGAATATTGTATTGAAGCATTTCTTCAATTAATTTATTCTACTGGATTTTTTATAGacaaaattgaaaaatataaaaatgttttagaTACCTGGTTTGGTAGGTTAAAAGAAttacaaagaaaaaaaatgtattctAAAAGAATCAAATTTGTTATTCAAGATGTTTTTGATTTAAGATCATCTGAatggagaaaaaaaacacacaAAGATACAGCCAAGGGATTAAATGAATTAAGATCCCAATTAGAAACTGAAGAAATGATGGGAGGTTCTATACATTTAGCTCAACTTGgtaatattgttattgtaGGAGAAAGACATAATTTAAGAAATAATGAATCctattcaaaatatatgcAAGAACAAGAAAAACTAAGTAaacaaaatcaaaaaaaataagaacacatctttttcttttcttttttattcatttatttatatattaggaTAATgtttgttataatttttataaatgcataatatatatgtttttatgaGTAAATAAATTTgagtttatatattttaaaaatataaattaataataacagtTTAAccgttatatatatatatatatatatatatatatatatatatataataataataataatatatgcatttttttttttttttttttcattatttttcatttttttttttttattttattttatttttttattattattatttatttattttaaaagttaaaaaggaaaaaaagaaaatatttatatataaaatattttatttgtatgttttaatatatataataaatttatattatcatataataaattatatgtaattttttgtttaaacATAAATTAGTATTGTATATTaagatttaatatatatattaatttttatcaaggtaatatatatatatatatatatatatatatatatatatagtctttatatattatacatttttatataatacaacatgttattatatataaacttttacatatttatataaaaaaaataaaaaaaaaaatttaaatattattataaatatgtttttatgttgttaatatgataaaaataacaaaaaaaataatgattaccaaaaaaaaaaaaataaaataaaataaaataataaaattgaaatactattatatgtatttaatatatttagtcTTACACTTCAATAAATGTGTAATAcgtatattcttttttcttttttattttttcttttcaccTTACATTATTTCATTGTATTTctcaaaaaaagaaaaaaaatatatggaaaaatatattaagtatctatatatattatatgtatacttttttatttttatatttatcctCCTCTTAATTGTAAAATCATATGAACAGTTGATCCAGGTACCACACGATAGTCGCTTAATTTCATATCATCATGCATTTGTTTcccttcaaaaaaaaaaaaaataaaaaaaaaaaaaaaaaatttaaataataaaataaataaataaataaatacaataaatacaataaatacaataaataaataaatacaataaataaataaatacaataaatacaatacatacaataaataaataaatacaataaatacaataaatacaataaacgtttgtatataattcttttcttATTCATGTATAATATcagtttaatatatatagttatatatttcaatataaAAGATTAAACAAAACCTGAGTATATTAATCTTATTTGTTTAGCGTCTATTCCTTCTCTTTCCTCTATAgccatttttatttgaaaaacAGAACTAGAGGGTTCAAAATTAAATGATTGTCTTTTCCCTGTTAATGTTTTAACTAATAtttgcatttttttttttttttttttaaatttatataattatatgtataattccTATAAGTTATATTTCGTAATCATAGTTTAGCAAATATCATAAGtacatatatgaatatttacagaaaaaaatatacatatgtatatatttaatatatatatatatatatttttttttttttttaatattgtaatatatgttgtaatattttctttaaagcGTTTATTTAAATCCTTGattatttttcaaatttaaaaaaataatatatatgtatattttttcttttttattttgatttggtttttaaaaataaaatttcaatttacatataaatagaattatacattatattgtacatatgaataattaaaaaaaatatatatatatatatatatatatatatataatatattaatggcatgtatgttaaatatattatatattttttttctcttgtataaggaaaaaataatttcttatGAGAGCTAAACGGtactataaataataaccTTCAAAGTATTTTTAACACATATGAATTCTTtctatttttacaaaaaaaaaaaaaaaaaaaaaaaaaaaaaaaaaaaattggatTATTtgattgaaatatatatatatatatatatatttttttcttaatttcatctttttttttttatttatcacaAACTTCATTcttcattttaaaaatgtataattacattaatatatattattatgtacatatattgaTTCCTTGAGTATATTTCcgaatgaataatatatttttttttttttttcttc from Plasmodium falciparum 3D7 genome assembly, chromosome: 13 encodes the following:
- a CDS encoding ubiquitin-like protein nedd8 homologue, putative, coding for MQILVKTLTGKRQSFNFEPSSSVFQIKMAIEEREGIDAKQIRLIYSGKQMHDDMKLSDYRVVPGSTVHMILQLRGG
- a CDS encoding eukaryotic translation initation factor 4 gamma, which encodes MSCMDLKQTNIHDITEKENEGKENILVESNKMGNDENRKWERFNKNNRSNTNSELYNQKNLMKMNSNHNNNCEDKDNDWSYLRSGANTSFRNSIKNNENLIFPANNKKDNGMEQECWRSNKKFDDMNNRNNSLNNNDMNNNNNNNNMNNSDNSKLSFSRNFKNSFNKGMNRNNSVTGNIKGINNKNYNYMNNNQENGTNNNDMNVNDQNNYSGIFNNNFTNLNNKAFYKNMNKNNKFNKTNNRNNNNNNNNNNKNNNNNDDGNINYQNTNEFKDNKKNMNFKNQYNNNYKFDENMNNSNTMHSRNSNVEEHLRNNSIDMNNSNINNYTNQQTRFSSFMENENENENKNYHTGGMNNNIHFKNKYDNNNSSMKNTDNNKTDTSYNMKGTINNDNNNMDYLRNINNINEYKGSAKNKFYTNYMNKNNLKFTQNNNDNMNTNEDNNNNNNNNNNGVFSNYQNNNMNRNNSINIKRNLNNNNNINNNMNKMGSQDKNQNSNNNFYMNYNYQNRKNSMNNNMNNNMNNNMNHNMNNNMNHNMNNNMNHNMNNNMNHNMNNNMNNINSLDSDMSPNYHAHVKMSMMNYNNNESNTANPNQMNFEQTNNDNMKRENNNMNNYGYDDNTVHVNNNTPSTDFFSRAVGYNNNYLNNNNNMNSAVNNNSSNGNNMKNENSENKNVADNNDSLNNNKNNNNNINMNESINNNNTLNNNNEYNNQNNNEDEDDDDWGELGEDKYIDINSIMKKKNVILNQLEADLNDLSKKGNDGKNKKKNKMKKDDLFVLPHTNTLLVDKKKNKKNKNKNAKNNNTNSNNNNNNNNNNNNNNNNNNSNILKKDNDANDKNSKQIVNASGVNKKKGKKTGVEANSKNVEQKGDTKTSTKVDEEVKTDEVNNKKKDLIEDKNANNVNDVDTKPDGDDDNNNNNNNKGEEDNKEKKEDDNTVAEKPAKALYVFKKKENMSPIEYMERQVKSLLNKLTVENFPIITEKMCQIMESRLNTDEIQTVVNQVIDKAVLEHDWSEMYADLCQTLKWRSPNFEMKKKTSFEIALLKKIQEQYENLPSTFESTMKEKLKSDENEEELSFVEQKQKKRLLGIVKLIGELFQRQIVSISIVISIAHDLLIAYEEPKEYCIEAFLQLIYSTGFFIDKIEKYKNVLDTWFGRLKELQRKKMYSKRIKFVIQDVFDLRSSEWRKKTHKDTAKGLNELRSQLETEEMMGGSIHLAQLGNIVIVGERHNLRNNESYSKYMQEQEKLSKQNQKK